The genomic DNA AGATATTAATTATCAGCATCAAAACCATAATAATCCCGATCGCCATTAAAAGAGTTATAGCCCCTAAACGAGGATTTTTAATTACTTGAGAATATTTTTTAGTCATTGAAATAACCTATTACTGGGTTCTTATTATTACTTAGCCACTAACTATTATATCTGCATTTTCATTGCAATTCTGTATTAAATAATGTTGATTAAACCCTAAAAACATCCATACTACTTCTCCTATGAAGCTAAGAGATAAAGTCGCACTTATCACCGGCGGAGGAACTGGAGTTGGGAAAGCCACAGCATTTTTATTCGCAAAAGAGGGAGCCAAGGTTGTCATAACGGGAAGAAGGGAAGAGGTTTTAACTGAGGCTGTGAGTGAGGCTTCTGAGAGCAATCTGGATTTAGACTATCTTGTCAGCGACGTAGCTATAGAAGAGCAGTGCAAAGAAAGTGTAGATTTCATGATAAAGAAGTTTGGCCAATTGGACATACTTTTTAATAATGCCGGAGTTCTATACAAAGAAATTACTCATGAGACCACTACCGAGCAGTGGTGCAATACATTTGATGTAAATGTAAGGGGCATGTACTTCATGTGTAAATACGCTTTGCCGCACATGCTTGAGCGGGGATATGGAGTAATAGTTAACAATTCCTCAATACTTGGTCTTAAAGCCTCACCGGGCTTTGCAGCGTACAACTCATCAAAAGGCGCTGTAAACCAGCTCACCAGAAGTATGGCGCTTGAGTACGCGGATAAAGGCATAAGAGTAAACGCCATATGCCTTGGGACGGTGTACACGCCGCTTGTTGAGGATATGTTTGAGCAGTGGGGAGATAAAGAGGCTGCCAGACAGCGGTATATATCTGTGCATCCGATCGGACGGCTTGCCCAGCCTGAGGAGATAGCCCCTGCGGTTCTATTTTTATGCGATGACAATGTTAGTTTTATGACTGGGACAATGCTTTCAGTTGACGGCGGTCTAAGCGCTAAGTGAAATTCTAAAACAAACATACTAATACTATAGTATTAGCACTTACACTATTTTAATACTATTTACAGCAGCCAAATTAAACCTTGCTAGATAACACCAAAATAGTCTAATATCTATTTAGAGGAGATATGGCTAGTGCTGTAGCGCATCCATATTACTTTCCTCATAATTGTTTTGGTAAATTGACTAAATCTTGCCTTTTGCTTCTCTTAAGCCCTCCTGTGTCTGTTATGCAGCATGGGAGGGCGTTTTTATTTATAGGTGTTATTTCATTGCCTGCTTCTTATATTTTAGGGGCATTTTCTCAATCGCATATCTAAGTGCTGTTCTTGGCATCTCTGATTTATTAGCCATAATAAATTCAAAAACTTGGTCTGGATATTGTTTACTGGCCTCCTTTAGCATCCAGCCATAACCCTTTTGAACAAGATCATCTTTATCTCTTAGAAGCATGAGGGCTATTCCAAATATTTCCTCAAGATGCTGCCCTCGTCTAATCGAGTAGATCAAAGTAACGGCCGAGGCTCTTCTTAGCCATCTGTTTTTTGAGACCGCCCATTTCTTGAGCTTTGGAAGATACTCTGGATAGGCGTGTACGAAATAGCCAAGCGAATGAGTACATAAATCATCGCAGTCGCTCCAATCATCCACATATGTTTTAAGCCATCCCTCAAGTAGTTTAAAATCCTTTTTTCTATAGTGCTTTTTTTGTTTATACATATACTGAAAAGCTATTACTTTGTGCTCGTAA from Thermodesulfobacteriota bacterium includes the following:
- a CDS encoding SDR family oxidoreductase; this translates as MKLRDKVALITGGGTGVGKATAFLFAKEGAKVVITGRREEVLTEAVSEASESNLDLDYLVSDVAIEEQCKESVDFMIKKFGQLDILFNNAGVLYKEITHETTTEQWCNTFDVNVRGMYFMCKYALPHMLERGYGVIVNNSSILGLKASPGFAAYNSSKGAVNQLTRSMALEYADKGIRVNAICLGTVYTPLVEDMFEQWGDKEAARQRYISVHPIGRLAQPEEIAPAVLFLCDDNVSFMTGTMLSVDGGLSAK
- a CDS encoding DNA alkylation repair protein encodes the protein MDLLKTTLSDIKKDLEQNADTQYRDKIGEYFSMDVKNYLGVRIPLVRKIGNKYYKNIKNLNLDRIIEFCELLLSTNIYEHKVIAFQYMYKQKKHYRKKDFKLLEGWLKTYVDDWSDCDDLCTHSLGYFVHAYPEYLPKLKKWAVSKNRWLRRASAVTLIYSIRRGQHLEEIFGIALMLLRDKDDLVQKGYGWMLKEASKQYPDQVFEFIMANKSEMPRTALRYAIEKMPLKYKKQAMK